A window from Hemicordylus capensis ecotype Gifberg chromosome 2, rHemCap1.1.pri, whole genome shotgun sequence encodes these proteins:
- the LOC128347818 gene encoding zinc finger protein OZF-like isoform X2 has protein sequence MDPGEDWIKRENEEETSEQTNPAEVDPEQPHEALWEEGEDFLDSEQPKAHKRELEIHPEKFAEDLCFDYENGPQRIHPNDRPFKCDVCEKSFRHSSSLLTHRRLHTGEKPYKCTDCGKSFNTSSALIVHRRTHTGEKSYVCSDCGRCFSEGSVLIKHWRIHTGEKPYKCPICGRGFRQSSQLRAHERTHTGEKPYECQDCRKCFSTSSNLSAHQRTHTGEKPYICTECDRRFGHKSHLISHQKTHTEKLHACPECPASFRMIHQLLVHRKSHQEDRRYKCLLCGKTFSYSSALLAHQRMHTGDRPFKCLECGRSFIRNSDLNKHQRIHTGEKPYECPECGKRFNQSSHLVSHRRVHFKSKAKNPGANAPVPVEQETESS, from the exons ATGGACCCCG GTGAAGATTGGATCAAGAGAGAAAATGAAGAGGAAACCTCTGAGCAAACAAATCCTGCGGAAGTGGATCCTGAACAGCCCCATGAGGCATTATGGGAAGAGGGTGAGGATTTCCTGGATTCTGAGCAGCCAAAAGCTCACAAGAGGGAACTGGAAATCCATCCGGAGAAATTTGCTGAGGATCTCTGTTTTGACTATGAGAACGGTCCTCAGAGAATCCACCCAAACGACAGGCCATTTAAGTGTGACGTGTGCGAGAAAAGCTTCCGTCACAGTTCCAGTCTTTTGACCCATCGGAGGCTTcatacaggggagaagccttaCAAATGTACCGATTGTGGGAAAAGCTTTAACACCAGCTCGGCCCTCATAGTCCATCGCAGGACCCACACCGGGGAGAAGTCTTATGTGTGTTCAGACTGTGGGCGGTGCTTCAGTGAAGGCTCAGTGCTCATCAAACACTGGAGAATCCACACGGGAGAAAAGCCTTACAAGTGTCCCATATGCGGGAGGGGCTTCCGGCAGAGCTCACAGCTCCGTGCCCACGAGAGGACCCATACGGGCGAAAAACCCTATGAGTGCCAAGACTGCCGGAAGTGCTTCAGCACCAGCTCCAACCTTTCAGCCCACCAGaggacccacactggggagaagccgtACATCTGCACTGAATGTGACAGGAGGTTTGGGCACAAATCGCACCTCATCTCCCACCAGAAGACTCACACCGAGAAGCTGCACGCTTGCCCCGAGTGCCCAGCCAGCTTCCGCATGATCCACCAGCTGCTGGTCCATCGCAAATCCCACCAGGAGGACAGGCGCTACAAATGCCTTCTCTGTGGCAAAACCTTCAGTTACAGCTCAGCCCTCCTTGCCCACCAGAGAATGCACACGGGGGACAGGCCTTTCAAGTGCCTTGAGTGTGGCAGGAGCTTCATACGGAATTCAGACTTGAACaagcaccagagaatccacacaggcgagaagccctatGAGTGTCCTGAGTGCGGTAAGAGGTTTAATCAGAGCTCGCACCTTGTTAGCCATCGGAGAGTCCACTTTAAAAGTAAGGCAAAAAATCCTGGTGCAAATGCTCCTGTTCCCGTTGAACAAGAAACAGAGTCTTCCTGA
- the LOC128347818 gene encoding zinc finger protein OZF-like isoform X1, with amino-acid sequence MDPAGEDWIKRENEEETSEQTNPAEVDPEQPHEALWEEGEDFLDSEQPKAHKRELEIHPEKFAEDLCFDYENGPQRIHPNDRPFKCDVCEKSFRHSSSLLTHRRLHTGEKPYKCTDCGKSFNTSSALIVHRRTHTGEKSYVCSDCGRCFSEGSVLIKHWRIHTGEKPYKCPICGRGFRQSSQLRAHERTHTGEKPYECQDCRKCFSTSSNLSAHQRTHTGEKPYICTECDRRFGHKSHLISHQKTHTEKLHACPECPASFRMIHQLLVHRKSHQEDRRYKCLLCGKTFSYSSALLAHQRMHTGDRPFKCLECGRSFIRNSDLNKHQRIHTGEKPYECPECGKRFNQSSHLVSHRRVHFKSKAKNPGANAPVPVEQETESS; translated from the exons ATGGACCCCG CAGGTGAAGATTGGATCAAGAGAGAAAATGAAGAGGAAACCTCTGAGCAAACAAATCCTGCGGAAGTGGATCCTGAACAGCCCCATGAGGCATTATGGGAAGAGGGTGAGGATTTCCTGGATTCTGAGCAGCCAAAAGCTCACAAGAGGGAACTGGAAATCCATCCGGAGAAATTTGCTGAGGATCTCTGTTTTGACTATGAGAACGGTCCTCAGAGAATCCACCCAAACGACAGGCCATTTAAGTGTGACGTGTGCGAGAAAAGCTTCCGTCACAGTTCCAGTCTTTTGACCCATCGGAGGCTTcatacaggggagaagccttaCAAATGTACCGATTGTGGGAAAAGCTTTAACACCAGCTCGGCCCTCATAGTCCATCGCAGGACCCACACCGGGGAGAAGTCTTATGTGTGTTCAGACTGTGGGCGGTGCTTCAGTGAAGGCTCAGTGCTCATCAAACACTGGAGAATCCACACGGGAGAAAAGCCTTACAAGTGTCCCATATGCGGGAGGGGCTTCCGGCAGAGCTCACAGCTCCGTGCCCACGAGAGGACCCATACGGGCGAAAAACCCTATGAGTGCCAAGACTGCCGGAAGTGCTTCAGCACCAGCTCCAACCTTTCAGCCCACCAGaggacccacactggggagaagccgtACATCTGCACTGAATGTGACAGGAGGTTTGGGCACAAATCGCACCTCATCTCCCACCAGAAGACTCACACCGAGAAGCTGCACGCTTGCCCCGAGTGCCCAGCCAGCTTCCGCATGATCCACCAGCTGCTGGTCCATCGCAAATCCCACCAGGAGGACAGGCGCTACAAATGCCTTCTCTGTGGCAAAACCTTCAGTTACAGCTCAGCCCTCCTTGCCCACCAGAGAATGCACACGGGGGACAGGCCTTTCAAGTGCCTTGAGTGTGGCAGGAGCTTCATACGGAATTCAGACTTGAACaagcaccagagaatccacacaggcgagaagccctatGAGTGTCCTGAGTGCGGTAAGAGGTTTAATCAGAGCTCGCACCTTGTTAGCCATCGGAGAGTCCACTTTAAAAGTAAGGCAAAAAATCCTGGTGCAAATGCTCCTGTTCCCGTTGAACAAGAAACAGAGTCTTCCTGA